The Pirellulales bacterium genome has a segment encoding these proteins:
- a CDS encoding 4Fe-4S binding protein, whose product MAKQGPRKKLPKELAVINADNCTGCEACLEVCPVDCIVKIQQFGNMPGMQSWCEIDLERCVGCEVCVHIPQKKSNPYELTVCPWDAIEMVPTELVAQTVAQIGGPPQYIYDNWDRLVGTAQHLAELKASTG is encoded by the coding sequence ATGGCCAAACAGGGCCCGCGCAAGAAGCTTCCCAAAGAACTTGCCGTAATCAATGCCGACAACTGCACCGGTTGCGAGGCCTGCCTCGAAGTCTGCCCGGTCGATTGCATCGTGAAAATCCAGCAGTTCGGCAATATGCCGGGGATGCAGAGCTGGTGCGAGATCGACCTGGAGCGCTGTGTGGGGTGCGAAGTTTGCGTGCATATCCCGCAGAAGAAGAGCAATCCCTATGAGTTGACCGTCTGCCCGTGGGACGCGATTGAAATGGTCCCTACGGAACTGGTCGCCCAGACAGTGGCCCAAATCGGCGGCCCGCCGCAATATATCTACGACAACTGGGACCGGCTGGTGGGTACAGCCCAGCATCTGGCTGAGCTGAAGGCCAGCACGGGTTGA
- the tmk gene encoding dTMP kinase, whose product MFYSFDGIDGSGKSTQIELFRAWLIEHGQRVVACRDPGSTPLGDAVRSLLLDRHELAIGRPAEAFLYMAARAQLVEQCIRPALERGDTVVCDRFLLANVVYQGHAGGLDVDELWRIGQMATGGLEPDLTFVLDLAPEVATKRMNRQLDRMESQGDEFCQKLRDGFRHEAARRPDKILLIDADRPIDAIQAEIRRAAERLESGR is encoded by the coding sequence ATGTTCTATAGTTTCGACGGCATTGACGGTTCTGGCAAATCGACGCAGATCGAGCTGTTTCGCGCTTGGCTTATCGAGCATGGGCAGCGTGTCGTCGCCTGTCGCGATCCGGGAAGCACGCCGCTGGGCGATGCCGTGCGCTCGCTGCTCTTGGATCGACACGAGTTGGCGATCGGTCGCCCGGCCGAGGCCTTTTTGTACATGGCCGCTCGAGCGCAGCTCGTCGAGCAGTGCATTCGCCCGGCGCTCGAGCGAGGCGATACGGTCGTCTGCGATCGTTTTTTGCTGGCCAATGTGGTTTATCAAGGGCACGCCGGCGGGCTGGATGTCGATGAACTGTGGCGAATCGGCCAAATGGCGACCGGCGGACTGGAACCCGATCTGACGTTCGTCCTCGACCTGGCGCCCGAGGTTGCGACCAAGCGCATGAATCGCCAACTCGATCGGATGGAGTCTCAGGGAGACGAATTCTGCCAAAAGCTGCGGGATGGGTTTCGACACGAGGCCGCGCGCCGGCCAGACAAGATTCTGCTCATCGACGCCGACCGCCCAATTGATGCAATTCAAGCCGAAATCCGCCGCGCGGCCGAGCGGCTTGAATCCGGCCGCTGA
- a CDS encoding sugar phosphate isomerase/epimerase family protein encodes MKFAICNETFLDWPLERALRFAAECGYTGIEFAPFTLGPSAGEISPARRAEVARLARGAGLETVGLHWLLARTQGLHLTSPDASVRRRTADYLADLARLCRDLDGSILVLGSPQQRNLAPGISSADGMRYAAEVIQAALPALEATNVVLAIEPLGPAEGDFLLTAAEGTRLVEMVGSPHCRLHLDCKAMSSEATPSTDLIRRHREQLVHFHANDPNRQGPGFGELKFEPILSALEETGYRGWVSVEVFDYSPGVEQLARRSVEYLRACLARIAQT; translated from the coding sequence ATGAAATTCGCGATCTGCAACGAGACGTTTCTCGACTGGCCGCTCGAGCGGGCACTCCGTTTCGCCGCCGAATGCGGGTACACCGGGATCGAGTTTGCACCGTTCACGCTCGGGCCATCGGCCGGCGAGATTTCGCCAGCACGGCGCGCGGAGGTGGCTCGATTGGCGCGCGGAGCGGGGTTGGAAACGGTTGGCCTGCATTGGCTCTTGGCCAGGACCCAAGGATTGCACCTTACCTCTCCGGACGCGAGCGTTCGCCGTCGCACCGCGGACTATCTGGCCGATCTAGCGCGCCTCTGCCGCGATCTCGACGGCTCGATCCTGGTGCTAGGCTCGCCGCAACAGCGCAATCTCGCGCCGGGGATCTCATCTGCCGACGGCATGCGCTACGCCGCCGAGGTGATACAAGCGGCGCTGCCCGCGCTCGAAGCGACCAACGTCGTGTTGGCGATCGAACCGCTGGGACCGGCGGAAGGAGATTTCTTGCTCACTGCCGCCGAAGGGACTCGGCTCGTCGAAATGGTCGGCTCGCCGCATTGCCGCCTGCACCTGGATTGCAAGGCGATGTCGAGCGAAGCGACGCCGAGCACGGACTTGATTCGCCGGCATCGCGAGCAACTCGTGCATTTCCATGCCAACGATCCCAATCGGCAGGGACCGGGCTTCGGCGAACTGAAATTCGAGCCGATTCTGTCCGCCCTCGAAGAAACCGGCTATCGCGGTTGGGTCTCCGTCGAGGTATTCGACTACAGCCCCGGCGTCGAACAACTCGCGCGGCGAAGCGTCGAATACCTGCGCGCGTGCCTCGCGCGAATCGCCCAGACGTAG
- a CDS encoding radical SAM protein, with product MSISSNPLFARHERLFEQFRFVYPVLSRRSGGISIGVNLNPDKICNFDCIYCQVDRTRQSETTFVETPALLAELDSMLSLAASGQIFTTEKFAAVPEPLRRLNDIAFSGDGEPTTYRNFDEIIAACAESKRRRGLADVKMVLITNASMFHRPHVQRGLEILDENQGEIWAKLEAGTDEYYRLVERTPIPFRQILDNITAAACVRPLVIQSLFMRIAGEPPSAAEQAAFCDRLAEITAAGGRIKLVQIYTVARRPAESFVTPLTNAEVDALVELVRRRTGVPAAAYYGHMEEETADGRR from the coding sequence ATGTCCATCTCTTCTAATCCACTTTTTGCCCGGCACGAACGTCTTTTCGAGCAGTTTCGCTTCGTTTATCCCGTGCTCAGCCGCCGATCCGGCGGGATTTCGATCGGGGTGAATCTTAATCCCGACAAGATTTGCAACTTCGATTGCATCTATTGCCAGGTCGATCGGACTCGGCAGAGCGAGACGACGTTCGTGGAAACGCCCGCGCTGTTGGCCGAGCTGGATTCCATGCTGTCGCTCGCCGCGTCTGGGCAGATTTTCACCACTGAGAAGTTTGCGGCCGTGCCCGAACCGCTGCGGCGATTGAACGACATCGCCTTCTCCGGCGACGGCGAGCCGACCACCTACCGCAACTTCGACGAGATCATCGCCGCTTGTGCGGAGTCAAAGCGGCGGCGCGGGCTCGCCGACGTCAAGATGGTTCTGATCACCAACGCCAGCATGTTCCACCGGCCACACGTTCAACGGGGCCTCGAAATACTCGACGAGAACCAGGGGGAGATTTGGGCCAAGCTCGAAGCGGGGACCGACGAATACTACCGGCTCGTCGAGCGCACCCCAATCCCCTTCCGGCAGATTCTCGACAACATCACGGCCGCCGCTTGCGTCCGCCCGCTCGTGATTCAGTCCCTGTTCATGCGGATCGCCGGCGAGCCACCCTCGGCCGCCGAGCAAGCGGCGTTTTGCGATCGGCTGGCTGAGATCACCGCCGCGGGCGGGCGGATCAAGCTCGTGCAAATTTACACGGTCGCCCGCCGCCCCGCCGAGAGCTTCGTCACCCCGTTGACGAACGCCGAGGTCGATGCTCTAGTCGAACTCGTCCGCCGCCGCACCGGCGTGCCGGCCGCCGCGTATTACGGACACATGGAAGAAGAAACCGCAGATGGACGCAGATGA
- a CDS encoding LL-diaminopimelate aminotransferase, producing the protein MSDPYFQQLFAERIGGANYGKGTEIYKFEKIKRAKRKALTEHPERRLVDFGIGENDEMAPESVRGVMAREINRPENRGYADNGIAAYKEAAARFMQRNFGVELDPVSEVNHCIGSKPALAMLPAAFINPGDVTLMTVPGYPVAGTHTRYYGGEVHRLPLLAQNDFFPDLDSIPADVLRRAKLLALNYPNSPTGRVATREFYRRVVEFAQRNRIVVVQDAAHIMLSYDSPPLSFLSVPGAKEVGVEVHSMSKGFHMIGWRLGWVCGHERIVRALADIKDNSDSGQFIAIQKAAAAALDDASIPAMVREKYRRRLQKLVAAISRCGFTCKMPGGTYFLYAASPKGLAGGQRFENAEAASQYLIAEHSICTVPWDDAGAFLRFSATYEAPDEAAENALMAETEARLKPLKLEFA; encoded by the coding sequence ATGAGCGATCCTTATTTTCAGCAGCTCTTTGCCGAGCGGATTGGCGGCGCTAATTACGGCAAGGGAACTGAGATTTACAAGTTTGAAAAGATCAAGCGCGCCAAGCGGAAGGCGCTGACCGAGCATCCCGAGCGGCGGCTGGTCGATTTCGGCATCGGCGAGAACGACGAGATGGCCCCCGAGAGCGTGCGGGGAGTGATGGCCCGCGAGATCAATCGTCCCGAGAACCGCGGCTACGCCGATAACGGCATCGCGGCCTACAAGGAAGCCGCCGCACGGTTCATGCAGCGGAATTTCGGAGTCGAGCTGGACCCCGTGAGCGAAGTGAATCACTGCATCGGCTCGAAGCCGGCACTGGCAATGCTCCCCGCGGCGTTCATCAATCCGGGCGATGTGACGCTAATGACCGTGCCCGGCTACCCGGTCGCTGGAACGCACACGCGATACTACGGCGGCGAGGTGCATCGGCTGCCGCTGTTGGCCCAGAACGATTTCTTTCCCGATCTCGATTCGATTCCGGCCGACGTGCTGCGGCGAGCGAAGCTGCTGGCGCTCAACTATCCGAACAGCCCGACGGGGCGCGTCGCCACACGCGAATTCTATCGCCGGGTCGTCGAGTTCGCCCAGCGAAATCGGATCGTCGTCGTGCAAGACGCGGCCCATATCATGCTCAGCTACGACAGCCCGCCGCTCAGCTTTCTCTCCGTGCCGGGGGCGAAGGAAGTCGGCGTCGAGGTCCATTCCATGTCGAAAGGCTTCCACATGATCGGCTGGCGGCTCGGCTGGGTGTGCGGACACGAGCGAATCGTGCGGGCACTGGCCGACATCAAAGACAACAGCGACTCCGGCCAATTCATCGCGATCCAAAAGGCGGCCGCCGCGGCGCTCGACGACGCCTCGATCCCCGCGATGGTCCGCGAGAAGTATCGCCGCCGACTGCAAAAACTCGTCGCCGCGATCAGCCGCTGCGGCTTCACTTGCAAAATGCCAGGCGGCACTTACTTCCTCTACGCGGCCAGCCCGAAGGGTCTCGCCGGCGGGCAGCGATTCGAGAATGCCGAAGCGGCGAGCCAGTATTTGATCGCCGAGCATTCGATCTGCACGGTCCCGTGGGATGATGCCGGCGCGTTTCTCCGCTTTTCGGCAACGTACGAAGCCCCCGACGAAGCCGCGGAGAATGCCTTGATGGCCGAAACGGAAGCACGGCTCAAGCCGCTGAAACTCGAATTCGCCTGA
- a CDS encoding DNA polymerase III subunit delta', whose translation MSWHHIEGHDTMVERFRNALARGRLASTFLFVGPAGIGKRTFAMKLAQALLCEQREAAQLDPCERCPACVQVAAGTHPDLETVSKPADKSFIPLAAFIGDPEHRMQEGLCHRIGLKPFMGGRKIAIIDDADYLNQEGANALLKTLEEPPPRSVLILIGTSVDKQLPTIRSRAQIIRFQPLAEEIVAKLLVEREIAADPAEARRLASYSGGSLEQAVELADAALWSFRGDLLGSLARWPVEGYRTAQSVNDFINEAGKDAAPRRARSRLLIGFGLDFFRALVRRLHGHAAVEHAELAELVEQAIRNGWNESAAVAALERSLDALSHVDRNANQATMVESWFDDLAALSAPLSRV comes from the coding sequence ATGTCTTGGCACCATATCGAAGGACACGACACGATGGTTGAGCGCTTCCGTAACGCGCTTGCCCGCGGGCGGCTGGCGAGCACGTTTCTATTCGTCGGGCCGGCGGGGATTGGCAAGCGGACATTTGCCATGAAACTCGCGCAGGCTCTACTTTGCGAACAGCGCGAAGCAGCGCAGCTCGATCCATGCGAGCGCTGCCCGGCCTGCGTGCAAGTCGCCGCGGGGACGCACCCCGATCTCGAGACCGTGAGCAAGCCGGCGGATAAGAGCTTCATTCCCCTGGCCGCTTTCATCGGCGACCCCGAGCATCGGATGCAGGAAGGGCTTTGCCACCGGATCGGGCTGAAGCCGTTCATGGGCGGGCGCAAGATCGCGATCATCGACGATGCCGATTATCTCAATCAGGAGGGAGCCAACGCGCTGTTGAAAACGCTCGAAGAACCGCCGCCACGTTCCGTCCTGATCCTAATCGGCACCAGCGTCGATAAGCAGTTGCCGACGATTCGCTCGCGGGCGCAGATTATTCGCTTCCAGCCACTCGCGGAGGAGATTGTGGCTAAGCTGCTCGTCGAGCGCGAGATCGCGGCCGATCCGGCCGAGGCGCGGCGGCTGGCATCCTACAGCGGCGGCAGCTTGGAGCAGGCAGTCGAGTTGGCCGACGCTGCGCTCTGGAGTTTTCGCGGCGACCTGCTCGGATCGCTCGCTCGCTGGCCGGTCGAAGGTTATCGAACGGCCCAATCCGTGAACGATTTCATCAACGAGGCAGGCAAGGACGCCGCGCCGCGCCGCGCTCGCTCGCGGCTGTTGATTGGCTTTGGGCTGGACTTCTTTCGAGCGCTCGTGCGCCGGCTGCACGGCCATGCGGCGGTCGAGCATGCCGAGCTGGCCGAACTCGTCGAGCAAGCGATCCGCAACGGCTGGAACGAATCGGCGGCGGTCGCAGCGCTGGAGCGCTCGTTGGACGCCCTATCGCACGTCGATCGCAACGCCAACCAGGCGACGATGGTCGAAAGCTGGTTCGACGACCTGGCGGCGCTTTCCGCACCCCTCAGCCGCGTCTAA
- a CDS encoding HEPN domain-containing protein, with amino-acid sequence MSLPRGKNARTFYRAAKQRFSDAELLLEHNRTTSAVYLAGYGVECMLKALMLESVPESRHDTIGDLFRGQLGHNLILLMRELRTHLRGSLPSIIERTLLRVNTWTTNLRYMPGNIKSSLATEYIRDAAQIIQWTDERI; translated from the coding sequence ATGAGTTTGCCACGCGGGAAGAACGCCCGGACGTTTTACCGCGCCGCCAAGCAACGTTTTTCGGATGCGGAGTTGCTCTTGGAGCACAACCGAACGACCAGTGCGGTTTATCTGGCGGGATACGGCGTCGAGTGCATGTTAAAGGCGCTCATGCTGGAGTCGGTTCCAGAATCTCGACACGATACCATTGGCGATCTGTTCCGCGGACAGCTTGGCCATAATCTGATTCTATTGATGCGTGAACTAAGAACGCACTTGCGCGGCTCGCTGCCGTCCATAATCGAGCGAACTCTCTTGCGGGTGAATACGTGGACCACGAATCTGCGATATATGCCCGGCAATATCAAGTCGTCACTTGCGACTGAATACATCCGCGACGCTGCACAAATCATTCAGTGGACTGACGAAAGGATTTGA